From the Leptospira sp. WS60.C2 genome, one window contains:
- the fliR gene encoding flagellar biosynthetic protein FliR: MEAFILHFQSFLFVLVRLLGLFLVAPFFSSESINFSLRMIFSFMVSLIVYPVVAIYMPPVPGHMVNFGIMILSEMLIGVFIGFLVSLVFSAFQMAGEFFNNQIGFGYTEILDPVTQNSLPAIGTMKNLMATALFLVIGAHRFLIETLAYSFEKIRIISFTGKVNSGLYRLVEDAIGAMFVVSFKIALPVMGILFLVSLAEGLMGKAAQQMNVMSMSFPLKVFIGTLTLIATLTFIATQMVQGIQISMDKASLLVREWPSL; this comes from the coding sequence ATGGAAGCATTCATCTTACACTTTCAATCTTTTCTTTTTGTTTTAGTGCGATTGCTTGGTTTATTCCTTGTCGCCCCATTTTTTTCTTCTGAATCCATTAACTTTTCCTTACGGATGATTTTTTCCTTTATGGTCTCGCTCATCGTTTACCCAGTCGTGGCAATTTATATGCCACCTGTGCCTGGTCATATGGTGAACTTTGGGATTATGATCCTTTCTGAAATGCTAATTGGTGTGTTTATTGGGTTTCTCGTCTCACTTGTGTTTAGTGCCTTTCAGATGGCTGGTGAATTTTTTAATAACCAAATTGGATTTGGGTATACGGAGATTCTTGATCCTGTGACCCAAAACTCACTTCCTGCCATTGGCACGATGAAAAATTTAATGGCAACGGCATTGTTTCTTGTGATTGGTGCTCATCGTTTTCTCATTGAAACCCTTGCCTATTCCTTTGAAAAAATTCGGATCATCTCTTTTACGGGAAAAGTGAATAGTGGACTGTATCGTTTGGTGGAAGATGCGATTGGTGCTATGTTTGTGGTATCGTTTAAAATTGCACTTCCTGTCATGGGTATTCTCTTCTTAGTTTCACTTGCAGAAGGACTAATGGGAAAGGCAGCACAACAAATGAATGTGATGTCCATGTCGTTTCCTTTGAAGGTGTTTATTGGAACACTCACTCTTATTGCAACTCTTACATTTATCGCCACACAAATGGTACAAGGGATTCAAATCTCCATGGACAAAGCCAGTTTACTCGTTCGGGAGTGGCCAAGTTTATGA
- the fliQ gene encoding flagellar biosynthesis protein FliQ has translation MTEVDVVNMMREAFIVTLKISSPILITALVVGLIVGILQTTTSIQEPTIAFVPKLVSIFAVIVFFSAWMVRVMTDYTREIFFMIEKI, from the coding sequence ATGACAGAAGTTGATGTAGTCAATATGATGCGAGAAGCCTTCATTGTGACATTAAAAATTTCTAGTCCAATTCTCATCACAGCTCTTGTTGTGGGACTCATCGTAGGAATTTTACAAACTACCACTTCCATCCAAGAACCCACCATTGCGTTTGTTCCCAAACTTGTTTCCATTTTTGCTGTGATTGTCTTTTTTTCAGCCTGGATGGTACGAGTCATGACAGACTATACCCGAGAAATTTTTTTTATGATCGAAAAGATATGA
- a CDS encoding EscU/YscU/HrcU family type III secretion system export apparatus switch protein, with protein sequence MKKNFGHCFQTPMIRSLFHSLQGMFFSILERLQGILNGSFFLEDKLTPVSDPNLIFLTGPYEIQLQLFAAADEGRTEPPSERRRREEKEKGNVPKSNEVASTLVLLGGTGVLFLLGDTFIKNTAIFIKKYLPMGMHHERFGAEEFRVILSGVSKDFFNLLWPVLAITLVFAIVGNVVQVGFMFSPRALSFRFDRISPNFKRVLPNRQTLFNLVKSLAKVVLIGVISYILISGDFLKVLLTGNMGMMQAITLVTYSGFKIMMAAGLLLLGIAVADFFFQKSEFEESLKQTPSEAKREMKEDSGDPVMKNRRMQLAREMMQGNMLKEVPKADVVITNPTHYSVALSYEMGRDSAPRVIAKGENRLALEIRRIARENDVPIVESPKQARLLYAQVEVGEEIPQEFFQAVVQILITLEKFKKKVGMA encoded by the coding sequence ATGAAGAAGAATTTTGGTCATTGTTTTCAAACTCCGATGATTCGTTCCCTGTTTCATTCTTTACAGGGAATGTTTTTTTCTATATTGGAGCGTTTGCAGGGCATACTAAATGGTTCGTTTTTTTTGGAAGACAAACTGACGCCTGTTAGTGATCCAAATTTAATATTTCTCACAGGCCCTTATGAAATCCAACTGCAACTCTTTGCAGCGGCAGACGAAGGAAGGACAGAACCTCCAAGTGAAAGAAGAAGACGGGAAGAAAAGGAAAAGGGAAACGTACCCAAATCCAATGAAGTTGCTTCCACTTTGGTTTTGTTAGGAGGGACTGGGGTTCTTTTTTTACTGGGTGACACTTTTATTAAAAACACGGCTATCTTCATAAAAAAATACCTACCGATGGGAATGCACCACGAACGTTTTGGTGCCGAAGAATTTCGGGTCATCCTATCTGGTGTTTCCAAAGATTTTTTTAATCTTTTGTGGCCTGTCCTTGCGATTACCCTTGTATTTGCGATTGTGGGCAATGTGGTGCAGGTCGGTTTTATGTTTTCACCAAGAGCATTGTCGTTTCGGTTTGATCGTATTTCTCCCAACTTTAAACGAGTTTTACCGAATCGCCAAACATTGTTTAATTTAGTTAAGTCGCTCGCAAAGGTTGTGTTAATCGGAGTGATTAGTTATATCCTGATTTCTGGAGATTTTCTAAAAGTTTTACTCACAGGAAATATGGGGATGATGCAGGCCATCACTCTTGTGACCTATTCAGGATTTAAAATCATGATGGCGGCTGGGTTGTTGTTACTTGGCATTGCAGTTGCTGATTTCTTTTTCCAGAAATCAGAGTTTGAAGAATCCTTGAAACAAACTCCATCGGAAGCCAAACGAGAGATGAAAGAAGACTCAGGGGATCCTGTGATGAAAAACCGCAGGATGCAGTTGGCACGGGAAATGATGCAAGGCAATATGCTGAAAGAAGTTCCCAAGGCAGATGTTGTCATCACAAACCCAACCCATTATTCGGTAGCACTTTCTTATGAGATGGGGAGAGATTCTGCTCCTCGTGTGATTGCAAAAGGGGAGAATCGCCTAGCACTAGAAATACGAAGGATTGCTCGTGAAAATGATGTTCCCATCGTAGAAAGCCCGAAACAAGCACGCCTTTTGTATGCACAAGTTGAAGTGGGAGAGGAAATCCCTCAAGAATTCTTCCAAGCTGTGGTGCAAATCCTTATCACGCTTGAGAAGTTCAAAAAAAAAGTAGGAATGGCATAA